In Candidatus Nitrospira nitrificans, one genomic interval encodes:
- a CDS encoding cytochrome-c peroxidase, producing MKRWRLTNSIPVRACMVLGLLLGFSFGEAQAEEYKLKIPFGLEETAVAIPADNPLTKEKIELGRLLFFDKRLSQDNTIACANCHIAKFAFTDGKPVSTGIRGQKGGRSAPASFNRVFSSAQFWDGRAATLEAQSVGPFTNPIEHGFVNYDVMNAKMMKIPGYRKLFKQVFGDDTITTERVGMAIASFQRTVLSGNSPADRFDQGGETGAISETAQRGLILFREKARCTKCHSGFNFSDEKFHNLGIGWDNNTVDLGRYMVTQNPEELGAFKTPTLREIARSAPYMHDGRFKTLEEVVDFYNKGGVKNPHQDNLVIPLELTEQEKHDLVEFLHTLNGEGWQHVMAPKAFPK from the coding sequence ATGAAGAGGTGGAGGTTGACGAATTCGATACCTGTGCGTGCGTGTATGGTGTTGGGACTACTGTTGGGATTCTCTTTCGGCGAAGCACAAGCGGAGGAGTACAAGCTCAAGATTCCTTTCGGTCTCGAAGAGACTGCCGTGGCCATTCCGGCCGATAATCCTTTGACGAAGGAGAAGATCGAGTTAGGCCGGTTGCTGTTTTTTGATAAGCGGTTGTCGCAGGACAACACTATCGCCTGTGCGAATTGTCATATCGCGAAATTCGCGTTCACGGATGGCAAGCCGGTCTCCACCGGCATCCGAGGCCAGAAGGGTGGTCGCAGCGCACCAGCGTCCTTCAACCGGGTGTTCAGCAGTGCACAATTTTGGGACGGCCGGGCTGCGACATTGGAAGCCCAATCGGTCGGTCCATTTACGAATCCGATCGAGCACGGCTTTGTCAACTACGATGTGATGAATGCGAAGATGATGAAAATCCCAGGCTACCGGAAACTCTTCAAACAAGTCTTCGGTGATGACACCATCACGACGGAGAGAGTGGGCATGGCCATTGCCAGTTTCCAGCGTACTGTTCTGTCCGGGAACAGCCCCGCGGACCGGTTCGATCAGGGAGGGGAAACAGGGGCCATCTCAGAAACCGCTCAGAGGGGCCTCATCCTGTTCCGTGAAAAGGCACGTTGCACCAAGTGCCACTCCGGGTTCAATTTCAGCGACGAAAAGTTTCACAATCTCGGCATCGGCTGGGACAACAATACAGTAGATCTCGGCCGGTACATGGTCACCCAGAACCCTGAGGAACTTGGCGCATTTAAGACCCCCACCTTGCGGGAGATCGCTCGAAGCGCTCCGTACATGCACGACGGGCGCTTCAAGACCCTTGAAGAAGTCGTCGATTTCTACAACAAGGGTGGTGTCAAGAATCCCCACCAGGACAACCTCGTTATTCCGCTGGAGCTGACGGAGCAGGAAAAGCATGACCTGGTGGAGTTTCTCCATACGCTCAATGGGGAAGGGTGGCAACACGTCATGGCGCCAAAGGCGTTTCCCAAGTAA